In one window of Calypte anna isolate BGI_N300 chromosome 1, bCalAnn1_v1.p, whole genome shotgun sequence DNA:
- the C1S gene encoding complement C1s subcomponent, producing the protein MWYLIFCLPVWADAASMYGEIFSPNYPQVYPNDVQESWEIQVPSGYGIHLYFTHLDLEPSQNCEYDSVKVLSDGHVEGTLCGRKKPRTSGSSIIEEFHVPYNTLTLSFKSDFSNEEHFTGFAAYYVAVDVDECTDFVEVPCSHYCNNYIGGYFCTCPPNYFLYEDKKTCGVNCSGNVFTEPSGELTSPNYPNQYPENSRCEYRVVLRPGYFVALTIRSGDFDVEPANSEGTCYDSLTIISGKQHFGPYCGSKFPGPPDIKTKNNVLDIIFQTDHEVQHKGWKIRYYGDPVTCPPSVIPNSVLDPKKDRYIFQDNVKVTCVEGYEIVRQRDSIFSFHSSCQDNGEWSNSNFICVPVNCGDPIPIDNAQAIYVSEHHEPLYKAAFRYQCDEPYYTLKTKGDVVYHCSANGEWVNEEMGTKLPKCVPVCGVPSNPIQEKGKIFGGTLAEKGNFPWQVYFDYPRGGGVLIAERWVMTVAHVLEGYDKPNMYAGVINVGRESLYKEGKQLIAEASFIHPDWKKEPLDTKTDFDHDIALLKLRDPVKMGPNISPLCLPGKSPEYELQEGILGYIAGWGQREKGRLPVYLWKAQIPVVDMEKCRSVKPEGSDNSSAYQFTDNMICAGGGKDSCKGDSGGAYAIQDPLDDRRYYVAGLISWGPRCGTFGLYTKVVRYLDWITETMSKHEDAEAWQD; encoded by the exons ATGTG GTACCTTATCTTCTGTCTCCCTGTCTGGGCTGATGCAGCCTCCATGTATGGTGAGATCTTCTCACCCAATTATCCTCAGGTGTATCCTAATGATGTGCAGGAATCTTGGGAAATCCAGGTCCCTTCAGGATATGGCATTCACCTTTATTTCACACACTTGGATCTTGAACCATCGCAGAACTGTGAATATGACTCTGTGAAG GTTCTGTCAGATGGCCATGTTGAAGGCACACTTTGTGGGCGGAAGAAACCTCGCACCTCTGGCTCCTCGATTATAGAGGAATTTCATGTTCCTTATAACACCCTCACTTTGAGCTTCAAATCAGACTTTTCCAATGAGGAGCATTTCACTGGATTTGCAGCCTACTATGTTGCAGTGG ATGTGGATGAGTGCACAGATTTTGTGGAGGTACCTTGCAGTCATTATTGTAATAATTATATTGGAGGTTACTTCTGTACATGTCCACCAAATTATTTCCTCTATGAGGATAAGAAAACATGCGGAG TGAATTGTAGTGGAAATGTTTTCACTGAGCCATCAGGGGAGCTTACCAGTCCCAATTATCCCAACCAGTACCCAGAGAACTCACGTTGTGAATACCGAGTGGTTCTGAGGCCAGGATATTTTGTGGCTTTGACCATACGCAGCGGGGATTTTGATGTGGAACCAGCCAACTCAGAAGGGACTTGCTATGACAGCTTAACA ATTATctctggaaagcagcattttggtCCTTATTGTGGCAGCAAATTCCCAGGTCCTCCTGACATCAAAACTAAGAACAATGTTCTTGACATAATCTTCCAGACAGACCATGAAGTACAGCACAAAGGCTGGAAAATACGCTACTATGGGGATC CTGTTACCTGTCCTCCAAGTGTCATCCCCAACTCTGTTCTTGACCCAAAGAAGGACAGGTATATCTTCCAAGACAACGTAAAGGTGACCTGTGTGGAAGGCTATGAAATTGTCAGG CAACGAGAcagcattttcagttttcactcCAGCTGTCAGGACAATGGAGAATGGAGCAACTCCAATTTCATCTGTGTTC CTGTGAACTGTGGTGATCCCATTCCTATTGACAATGCCCAAGCCATATATGTCTCTGAACATCATGAGCCTCTGTACAAAGCTGCTTTCCGCTATCAGTGTGATGAACCCTACTATACCCTAAAAACCAAAGGGGATG TGGTGTATCACTGCTCAGCCAATGGAGAATGGGTCAATGAAGAGATGGGAACAAAGCTACCAAAATGTGTCCCAG tCTGTGGGGTGCCTAGTAATCCCAtccaagagaaaggaaagatttttggAGGCACCCTTGCAGAAAAGGGCAACTTTCCCTGGCAAGTGTATTTTGATTACCCAAGAGGAGGTGGTGTACTCATCGCTGAAAGATGGGTAATGACTGTGGCTCATGTGCTGGAGGGATATGACAAGCCCAACATGTATGCTGGGGTAATCAATGTTGGTAGAGAATCTCTGTATAAGGAGGGCAAGCAGCTGATTGCAGAGGCTTCATTCATCCACCCTGACTGGAAGAAGGAGCCTCTAGACACCAAGACTGATTTTGATCATGATATTGCACTACTGAAACTGAGGGACCCTGTGAAGATGGGCCCAAATATCTCTCCTCTCTGTCTGCCTGGTAAATCACCTGAGTATGAGCTGCAAGAAGGGATTCTGGGCTACATTGCTGGCTGGGgccagagagagaaaggaagactGCCTGTTTATCTTTGGAAGGCCCAGATTCCTGTGGTGGACATGGAAAAGTGCAGATCTGTGAAACCAGAGGGCTCTGATAACTCCAGTGCTTACCAGTTCACTGACAATATGATCTGTGCTGGTGGTGGCAAGGACAGCTGTAAGGGGGACAGCGGTGGAGCTTATGCTATCCAAGATCCTCTTGATGACAGACGGTACTATGTGGCTGGGCTGATCTCCTGGGGACCAAGATGTGGTACCTTTGGTCTTTACACCAAGGTAGTGCGTTATTTGGACTGGATTACAGAGACTATGAGCAAACATGAGGATGCAGAAGCTTGGCAGGATTAG